One stretch of Pseudoxanthomonas sp. Root65 DNA includes these proteins:
- a CDS encoding HAD family hydrolase: MGLTPGSVATALPALADLRHWVFDLDGTLTVPVHDFALIRRALDIPTDADILGHLAALPADEARQKHDWLMRHERTLAEAATPAVGAVALVRALHGRGCRLGILTRNARVLATVALAAIGLGDVFDHADIIGRDEAAPKPAPDGLHYLAGRWNVSPAQMVMVGDYRFDIECGHAAGTHTLRVNGHDDAWSAQATWCLADCAAVLAELDAASAPRSRRDRVD, encoded by the coding sequence ATGGGACTGACGCCCGGATCGGTCGCCACTGCGCTGCCGGCGCTGGCGGACCTGCGGCACTGGGTGTTCGACCTGGACGGCACGCTGACGGTGCCGGTGCACGACTTCGCGCTGATCCGGCGCGCGCTGGACATCCCGACGGACGCCGACATCCTGGGCCACCTCGCTGCGTTGCCGGCGGACGAGGCGCGGCAGAAGCACGACTGGCTGATGCGGCACGAACGGACACTGGCCGAAGCCGCCACGCCAGCGGTGGGTGCCGTGGCACTGGTGCGCGCACTGCACGGGCGCGGATGTCGGCTGGGCATTCTCACCCGCAATGCACGCGTACTGGCGACAGTGGCGCTGGCCGCCATCGGTCTGGGAGACGTGTTCGACCACGCCGACATCATCGGGCGCGACGAGGCGGCGCCCAAGCCGGCACCGGACGGTCTGCATTACCTCGCGGGTCGCTGGAACGTGTCGCCGGCGCAGATGGTGATGGTCGGCGACTACCGCTTCGACATCGAATGCGGCCACGCCGCCGGCACGCACACTCTGCGGGTCAACGGCCACGATGATGCCTGGTCCGCACAGGCCACGTGGTGCCTGGCCGACTGCGCGGCGGTCCTGGCCGAGCTCGATGCCGCGTCTGCGCCGCGCAGTCGACGCGACCGTGTGGACTGA
- a CDS encoding GGDEF domain-containing protein: protein MVAQHRQPSSQDIPAPASAVVTLRQLALQALLVVTVVFAASGLGILTRPEHQLAAFWPTNALLLGLFARHPALASPAGWAAAALGYVAADLLTGSSLLTTLRLTTANLAGVAAGFLVFRRVRHEDRQLQHPLSMLSVLAVSAAAALAAGLAGSLTSSMKLGFLATSGFWFSAELVCYVAILPVVLLAPAPATLRHALRERLVRVRRRPLTVMPLLALLLTILLGVAIGGPGAIAFPVPALLWCALAYRLFTTALVTLLLCVWTLMAIATGVIDLQLQANGPLPVISLRMGMALLAVAPLTVASVNAARNRLLATLNHAADHDALTGTLNRSAFLRRGRELAEHAQRTGGTVVAMMLDIDHFKSVNDRHGHAAGDAVLVTFATRMREHLREDGLFGRFGGEEFAVLLPGLDADAAMRVAERLRHLASEPITLDDGRTLDITVSVGVAASPASMHADALEKLLSQADVALYRAKAMGRNRVVA, encoded by the coding sequence ATGGTCGCGCAGCATCGGCAACCTTCTTCGCAGGACATCCCGGCCCCTGCCTCCGCCGTTGTGACGCTCCGCCAGCTCGCCTTGCAGGCCCTGCTGGTCGTGACCGTCGTCTTCGCCGCCAGTGGACTGGGCATCCTGACCCGGCCCGAGCACCAGTTGGCCGCGTTCTGGCCCACCAATGCGCTGCTGCTGGGCCTGTTCGCCCGGCACCCGGCCCTCGCCTCGCCGGCCGGCTGGGCCGCCGCCGCGCTGGGCTATGTCGCGGCCGACCTGCTGACCGGCAGCTCGCTGCTCACCACGCTGCGGCTGACCACCGCCAATCTGGCCGGCGTGGCGGCGGGCTTCCTGGTGTTCCGCCGCGTGCGCCACGAGGACCGGCAGCTGCAGCATCCGCTGTCGATGCTGTCGGTGCTGGCGGTGTCCGCCGCGGCGGCGCTGGCGGCCGGACTGGCGGGCAGCCTGACCTCGTCGATGAAGCTCGGCTTCCTGGCCACCAGCGGCTTCTGGTTCTCGGCCGAACTGGTCTGCTACGTCGCCATCCTGCCGGTGGTGTTGCTGGCGCCGGCGCCGGCCACGCTGAGGCATGCGCTGCGCGAACGCCTGGTGCGGGTGCGGCGACGCCCGCTGACCGTGATGCCGCTGCTGGCGCTGCTGCTGACGATCCTGCTGGGCGTGGCGATCGGCGGACCGGGCGCCATCGCCTTCCCGGTCCCCGCGCTGCTGTGGTGCGCACTGGCCTACCGCCTGTTCACCACCGCCCTGGTCACCCTGCTGCTGTGCGTCTGGACGCTGATGGCGATCGCCACCGGCGTGATCGACCTGCAGCTGCAGGCCAACGGCCCGCTGCCGGTGATCTCGCTGCGCATGGGCATGGCACTGCTGGCGGTGGCGCCGCTGACCGTGGCCAGCGTCAATGCGGCGCGCAACCGCCTGCTGGCCACGCTCAACCACGCCGCCGACCACGACGCCCTGACCGGCACGCTGAACCGCAGTGCCTTCCTGCGCCGCGGTCGCGAACTGGCCGAGCATGCGCAACGCACGGGCGGCACGGTGGTCGCGATGATGCTCGACATCGACCACTTCAAGTCGGTCAACGACCGGCATGGCCATGCCGCCGGCGATGCCGTGCTGGTGACGTTCGCCACCCGCATGCGCGAGCACCTGCGCGAGGACGGGCTGTTCGGACGGTTCGGCGGCGAGGAGTTCGCGGTGCTGTTGCCCGGGCTGGACGCCGACGCGGCGATGCGCGTCGCCGAGCGGCTGCGCCACCTGGCCAGCGAGCCGATCACGCTCGACGATGGCCGCACGCTCGACATCACCGTCAGCGTGGGCGTGGCGGCATCACCCGCATCGATGCACGCGGATGCGCTGGAGAAGCTGCTCAGCCAGGCGGACGTGGCGCTCTATCGCGCCAAGGCGATGGGACGGAACCGGGTGGTCGCGTAG
- a CDS encoding carbohydrate kinase family protein, with amino-acid sequence MSALICGSLAYDTIMVFPDQFKNHILPDKVHILNVSFLVPRMRREFGGCAGNIAYNLKLLGGDPIPMATVGQDFGPYREHFVEQGINLSQVKVIDELFTPQAFITTDHDNNQITAFHPGAMMRSYENHVKDVPGVSFGIVSPDGREGMIQNAAEFAAAGIPFIFDPGQAMPLFNGEELRHFIELTDYVTVNDYESNLLQERTGWSEADIVKRVKAYITTRGPHGSQIHTPDKTYDIPPAHERRVTDPTGCGDAFRAGLIYGIEKGYDWLTIGRMGNLMGALKVEHPGTQNQRFDFDEFNEQFKQQFGYAL; translated from the coding sequence GGACCAGTTCAAGAACCACATCCTGCCGGACAAGGTGCACATCCTGAACGTGTCGTTCCTGGTGCCGCGCATGCGCCGCGAGTTCGGCGGCTGCGCCGGCAACATCGCCTACAACCTCAAGCTGCTGGGCGGCGATCCGATCCCGATGGCGACGGTGGGCCAGGACTTCGGCCCGTACCGCGAGCATTTCGTCGAGCAGGGCATCAACCTGTCGCAGGTCAAGGTGATCGACGAACTGTTCACCCCGCAGGCCTTCATCACCACCGACCACGACAACAACCAGATCACCGCGTTCCATCCGGGCGCGATGATGCGCAGCTACGAGAACCACGTGAAGGACGTGCCGGGCGTGAGCTTCGGCATCGTCAGCCCGGACGGGCGCGAGGGCATGATCCAGAACGCGGCCGAGTTCGCCGCGGCCGGCATCCCCTTCATCTTCGATCCCGGCCAGGCCATGCCGCTGTTCAACGGCGAGGAACTGCGCCACTTCATCGAACTGACCGACTACGTGACCGTCAACGATTACGAGTCCAACCTGCTGCAGGAGCGCACCGGCTGGAGCGAGGCCGACATCGTCAAGCGGGTGAAGGCCTACATCACCACGCGCGGCCCGCACGGCTCGCAGATCCACACGCCCGACAAGACCTACGACATCCCGCCGGCGCACGAGCGCCGCGTGACCGATCCGACCGGCTGCGGCGACGCCTTCCGCGCCGGCCTGATCTACGGCATCGAGAAGGGCTACGACTGGCTGACCATCGGCCGCATGGGCAACCTGATGGGCGCGCTGAAGGTCGAGCATCCGGGCACGCAGAACCAGCGCTTCGATTTCGACGAATTCAACGAACAGTTCAAGCAGCAGTTCGGTTACGCGCTGTAA
- a CDS encoding alpha/beta hydrolase, whose amino-acid sequence MAVRLTRTRTVALVAAVLVCAGVAVGIWRDPMAPLRNGFALQGWWIGLSERHVVVGDHRWVYDESESADPAAPTVVMVHGFTGGKENWYPLAERLRGRYRLVIPDLPGWGESQRIAGGDYGFKAQAARLADFLRAVRRDRSPVVLLGHSMGGGIVALTAAEHPDLVARVALVDAAGVRFADNAFGLEVLAGRNPFGVYDAASLQRYLDIVFHDRAAQPAIPWPASKAVIDWRIAQAPFEQHVLDRIGRSEERFLPGERAAAIRQPALLLWCRQDRVIDPSAMALYAQKMPQALQVSLDGCGHMSIMEKPDDVAAAVALLIQQGKPR is encoded by the coding sequence ATGGCCGTTCGCCTGACCCGCACACGGACGGTCGCCCTGGTGGCGGCCGTTCTTGTTTGCGCGGGGGTGGCGGTCGGGATCTGGCGCGATCCGATGGCGCCGCTGCGCAACGGCTTTGCGCTGCAGGGTTGGTGGATCGGCCTGTCGGAACGGCACGTCGTGGTGGGCGACCATCGCTGGGTCTACGACGAAAGCGAGTCGGCTGATCCCGCTGCACCGACCGTCGTGATGGTGCACGGCTTCACCGGCGGCAAGGAAAACTGGTATCCGCTGGCCGAACGGTTGCGCGGCCGCTACCGGCTGGTGATCCCCGACCTGCCGGGCTGGGGCGAAAGCCAGCGCATCGCGGGTGGGGACTACGGCTTCAAGGCGCAGGCCGCGCGGCTGGCGGATTTCCTGCGCGCGGTCCGGCGCGATCGCAGTCCGGTCGTACTGCTGGGGCATTCGATGGGCGGCGGGATCGTCGCGCTCACGGCGGCGGAGCATCCGGACCTGGTCGCGCGCGTGGCCCTGGTCGATGCGGCGGGCGTGCGGTTCGCCGACAACGCCTTCGGCCTGGAGGTGCTGGCCGGCCGCAATCCGTTCGGCGTGTACGACGCCGCATCGCTGCAGCGCTATCTCGACATCGTTTTCCATGACCGCGCCGCGCAGCCCGCGATTCCCTGGCCGGCATCGAAAGCGGTGATCGACTGGCGCATCGCGCAGGCGCCGTTCGAGCAGCATGTGCTGGACCGTATCGGCCGCAGCGAGGAGCGCTTTCTGCCCGGCGAGCGGGCCGCGGCGATCCGCCAGCCGGCGCTGCTGCTGTGGTGCCGGCAGGACCGTGTGATCGATCCCAGCGCGATGGCGCTCTACGCGCAGAAGATGCCGCAGGCGCTGCAGGTTTCACTGGACGGCTGCGGCCATATGTCCATCATGGAAAAACCCGACGACGTGGCGGCTGCGGTCGCCCTGTTGATCCAGCAAGGAAAACCCCGATGA